In one Streptomyces sp. NBC_01288 genomic region, the following are encoded:
- a CDS encoding ABC transporter substrate-binding protein, which produces MSRRRLLGASLGGAGAALLGLSGCGSSDGSVSAGTDHLSIWYWNGALSDKLLAVSARGVPGVPGLKVKGSPIAGDYRSKLRTSMAARAYVPDLACANSDVSVFFPDEEEFLDLRKLGAGALEDQYLNWKWKSGISPSGRMIGFPLDAGPTALYYRRDLFEKAGLPTEPADVAEATATWDKYLALGRTLRSRAPGKPFLVSQISYVFRMALYQSPKQFVDADNHFIGDQQHVKRAWDLAVETYRQGLSARVLDSTPDYNAAMGRGKVASMITAVWAIGGLKDVAPKTSGAWRLTALPGGPTNYGGSYVTITRYCRDPEGAFAYLKWLLGPENQLKSYQEMALFPTTPAAYSKPAMRRPDPFFGGQIPVDVFGPAAEKAPVIFFSPYEDICNTPVFQELTNVETLGKNPDKAWRDAMNACERTLSQQGVS; this is translated from the coding sequence ATGTCCCGCAGACGACTGCTGGGGGCCTCCCTCGGCGGTGCGGGTGCCGCCCTGTTGGGTCTGTCGGGGTGCGGGAGCTCCGACGGCTCCGTCTCGGCGGGCACCGACCACCTGAGCATCTGGTACTGGAACGGCGCGCTGAGCGACAAGCTCCTGGCCGTCTCCGCCCGCGGTGTGCCTGGCGTACCGGGGCTGAAGGTGAAGGGCTCGCCGATCGCCGGCGACTACAGGTCGAAGCTGCGCACCAGCATGGCGGCCCGGGCCTACGTGCCGGACCTGGCCTGCGCGAACTCCGACGTCTCGGTGTTCTTCCCGGACGAGGAGGAGTTCCTGGATCTGAGGAAGCTCGGCGCCGGGGCCCTGGAGGACCAGTACCTCAACTGGAAGTGGAAGAGCGGGATCAGCCCGTCCGGGCGGATGATCGGCTTCCCGCTCGACGCGGGTCCGACCGCGCTCTACTACCGCCGGGACCTGTTCGAGAAGGCGGGCCTGCCCACCGAACCGGCGGACGTCGCGGAGGCGACCGCGACCTGGGACAAGTACCTCGCGCTCGGCCGGACGCTCAGGTCCAGGGCGCCCGGCAAGCCGTTCCTGGTCTCCCAGATCAGCTACGTCTTCCGGATGGCCCTGTACCAGAGCCCGAAGCAGTTCGTGGACGCCGACAACCACTTCATCGGCGACCAGCAACACGTCAAGCGGGCCTGGGACTTGGCGGTGGAGACCTACCGACAGGGCCTCAGCGCCCGGGTGTTGGACAGCACACCCGACTACAACGCGGCCATGGGACGCGGCAAGGTCGCCTCGATGATCACGGCGGTGTGGGCGATCGGCGGACTCAAGGACGTGGCGCCGAAGACCTCCGGTGCCTGGCGGCTGACGGCGCTGCCCGGCGGTCCGACGAACTACGGCGGCTCGTACGTGACCATCACCCGCTACTGCCGTGACCCCGAGGGCGCCTTCGCGTATCTGAAGTGGCTGCTCGGGCCGGAGAACCAGCTGAAGAGCTATCAGGAGATGGCCCTGTTCCCCACCACCCCGGCCGCGTACAGCAAGCCGGCGATGCGCAGGCCCGACCCCTTCTTCGGCGGCCAGATACCCGTCGACGTCTTCGGCCCGGCCGCGGAGAAGGCCCCGGTCATCTTCTTCAGCCCCTACGAGGACATCTGCAACACCCCCGTCTTCCAGGAGCTGACCAACGTGGAAACCCTCGGCAAGAACCCCGACAAGGCCTGGCGGGACGCCATGAACGCCTGCGAGCGGACGCTGTCGCAGCAGGGGGTGAGCTGA
- a CDS encoding carbohydrate ABC transporter permease: protein MATVAGAERAPTAGSAAETARGANAGAPRGRWRRHVPPYLAISPYYVLFAVFGAFPVGFSLYLSFQDWDGIGDMRFVGLQQYRWLLHDSVFWHSILNTFEIWFMSTVPMLFLALVIAFLLNAQVRHATAYRVAYFIPNVTSMVAMTIVFGSVFAQAGLANSLLKAVGADGVNWLTSSLGIKSAISIMIIWRWVGYNALIFLAGLQAIPTELFEAARVDGASSRQTLFRVLVPQLRPVILFAVITSTINGLQIFTESQVLFYSDDPGTTGGPGQEGLTIVLYLWQKAFNDHQFGYGAAIGWSLFAIIALFAIINWRLVSGSGREDRPRIAWRKGARNGR from the coding sequence ATGGCGACCGTCGCGGGAGCGGAGCGGGCACCTACGGCCGGAAGCGCGGCCGAGACGGCGCGTGGAGCCAACGCCGGTGCCCCGCGCGGGCGTTGGCGACGGCACGTGCCGCCGTATCTCGCCATCTCGCCGTACTACGTGCTGTTCGCGGTCTTCGGCGCGTTCCCCGTGGGGTTCTCGCTGTATCTGTCCTTCCAGGACTGGGACGGCATCGGCGACATGCGGTTCGTGGGGCTCCAGCAGTACCGCTGGCTGCTGCACGACTCGGTGTTCTGGCACTCGATCCTGAACACCTTCGAGATCTGGTTCATGTCGACGGTGCCGATGCTGTTCCTGGCGCTGGTCATCGCGTTCCTGCTGAACGCGCAGGTGCGGCACGCCACCGCCTACCGGGTCGCGTACTTCATCCCGAACGTGACCTCGATGGTCGCCATGACCATCGTCTTCGGCTCGGTGTTCGCACAGGCCGGCCTGGCCAACTCGCTGTTGAAGGCGGTCGGGGCGGACGGCGTCAACTGGCTGACGTCCTCGCTCGGCATCAAGTCGGCGATCTCCATCATGATCATCTGGCGCTGGGTCGGCTACAACGCGCTGATCTTCCTGGCGGGCCTCCAGGCCATCCCCACCGAGCTGTTCGAGGCGGCGCGGGTCGACGGGGCGAGCAGTCGGCAGACCCTTTTCCGGGTCCTGGTACCGCAGTTGAGGCCGGTGATCCTCTTCGCGGTCATCACGTCCACCATCAACGGCCTCCAGATCTTCACCGAGTCGCAGGTGCTCTTCTACTCGGACGACCCCGGCACCACCGGCGGCCCCGGCCAGGAAGGTCTGACCATCGTGCTCTACCTCTGGCAGAAGGCCTTCAACGACCACCAGTTCGGCTACGGCGCGGCGATCGGCTGGTCCCTGTTCGCGATCATCGCGCTGTTCGCGATCATCAACTGGCGGCTGGTGTCCGGCTCCGGGCGCGAGGACCGTCCCCGTATCGCCTGGCGCAAGGGAGCCCGCAATGGCCGCTGA